Genomic DNA from Haloterrigena alkaliphila:
CATTCTCAAGACTGCGCTCACGAGCGACGAGTGGAAGATTGGGACGGCGGAAGCCCTGTTCCACGACGAGAACGCCGAGTTGCACGTCAACGTCACCAACACCGAGCAATCTGTTCGAGACAAGCAGCACTCACGGACGGTTGTCGGCGTGGACGTGAACGAGGACAACGTGGCCCTCACCGCACTCTCTGAGGATGACGTTGAGGACTCGTTGGTCATCGACTTCCCCGAAATCAAGTTCGAGCGCCACCGCTATTTCACGATGCGGAAGCGCGTCCAGAACGCGGGAAAAGACAGCATACACGACACGCTCGAAGGGCGTGAGGAACGGTTTGTCCGTGACCGACTCCACAACGTGTCTCGGCACATCGTAGAGTGGAGCCAGCAGTTCGAGAGGCCGTGCATCGTCTTTGAAGACCTCAAAGAGATGCGCGACAGTATCGACTACGGCACGCGGATGAACCGACGCTTGCACCACCTCCCCTTCCGCGCCCTACAGTTCTATACGTCGTACAAGGCGGCGTTCGAGGGGATTCCGACTGGATGGATTGACCCGTACAAGACGAGTCAACGGTGTCCGATGTACGGGCATGCCGAGCGAGCGAACCGCAACAAGAAGCGGTTCAAGTGTCGGTCGTGTTCCCACCAAGACCACAGCGACCGTGGTGCAAGCGTCAATATCGCCGTGAAAGGCATCAAGAAGCATCAGGTCTGGAATGTGCCTGCTCTCAACAGACTTCCCGTTGTTCGGAAGGTGCGACGGCAGGCATCGGGGGCCGTGGACGCCCCGACCGTGACCCACGACACCGTTCGAGGTTATCAGACCGATGGTATCGTGGGAGTGTCCGACTAAACCACGGGAAGCCTCGGGGCTTGACCCCGAGGCGGTTCACATCGAGGTCGTAGATCAGTTGGCAGTTGTCGACCG
This window encodes:
- a CDS encoding transposase — translated: MTDAQALVKTLDFQLDIQSDNESLLYDATLEARSVYNETIRLAKQGVDWDAIPDRVADDANLVKNTTQRVVAKALGAMENYYEYDDFGQPSHTKDGAYPLRANYEEGYNLSLTDDGNVAFRISAKPYKHAKGVLDGSDAHLDILKTALTSDEWKIGTAEALFHDENAELHVNVTNTEQSVRDKQHSRTVVGVDVNEDNVALTALSEDDVEDSLVIDFPEIKFERHRYFTMRKRVQNAGKDSIHDTLEGREERFVRDRLHNVSRHIVEWSQQFERPCIVFEDLKEMRDSIDYGTRMNRRLHHLPFRALQFYTSYKAAFEGIPTGWIDPYKTSQRCPMYGHAERANRNKKRFKCRSCSHQDHSDRGASVNIAVKGIKKHQVWNVPALNRLPVVRKVRRQASGAVDAPTVTHDTVRGYQTDGIVGVSD